In the genome of Myroides phaeus, one region contains:
- a CDS encoding heavy metal translocating P-type ATPase, whose translation MKKLYKVSGMSCNGCRTKVENTLNELKDINAQVTLETEEAAIESKSEIDTLHLQKALLKKGNYILQEIVTHTDGTQEVLPPVEISEEDQYVQEIPQGMADKAGKYFCPMLCEGDKVYDTNVGCPVCGMNLEHIPAAKVEKTVYYCPMLCEGDKTYDEPGDCPTCGMNLVEKTISVEPEDTTYKDMLKKLRISLAFTIPVFLLAMGGMIPGDPIGQVIPHHINNYLQLLFTIPVVYVCWMFFQRAWTSFKTWNLNMFSLIGLGAAAGLVFSVVALFFPNLFPEDFKGEHGIHLYFESVAVILTLVLVGQVMEAKAHSRTNTAIKELLKLSPTDATLVTDKGDEKIAIDKIVKGNKLRVKPGEKIPVDGVIVEGESSIDESMISGEPIPVHKIKGAPVVAGTINGNSSFVMSAEKVGSETLLAQIIEMVNNASRSRAPIQKLADKVAKYFVPTVVLIAVVTFFLWKIYGPEPKLAFAFVNALAVLIIACPCALGLATPMSIMVGIGKGAQNGILIKNAEALETANTIDVVITDKTGTLTEGKPSVEKIVSLTEAYTAEELLYLTASLNQNSEHALATSFVNKAKDEGVQLIPVKMFTNNTGKGIQGIVDKKRISLGNKALMVSVRAELSDVLIQQVAVEQNLGKTVSYIAENNTIIGYAVLYDKIKESSKQAVKDLQQKGIEVIMITGDNPNTAKAVADELGIVHFLAEAMPQDKLNEIKKLQEQGRIVAMAGDGINDAPALAQANVGISMGTGTDVAIESAEVTLLKGDLAGIPKAINLSHGVMRNIKQNLFFAFVYNSVGIPIAAGILYPVFGLLLSPMIAAVAMSFSSVSVISNSLRLKNLKL comes from the coding sequence ATGAAAAAACTATATAAAGTTAGCGGAATGAGCTGCAACGGTTGTAGAACCAAAGTAGAGAATACGCTAAACGAACTAAAAGACATTAATGCACAGGTTACGTTAGAAACGGAAGAGGCTGCTATTGAATCGAAAAGCGAGATTGACACCTTACACTTGCAAAAGGCATTGCTGAAAAAAGGGAACTATATCTTACAAGAAATTGTAACCCATACAGATGGTACACAAGAGGTACTCCCTCCGGTTGAAATTAGTGAGGAAGACCAGTATGTACAGGAGATTCCGCAGGGAATGGCAGACAAGGCAGGGAAGTATTTCTGTCCGATGTTATGTGAGGGTGATAAGGTTTATGACACCAATGTAGGTTGTCCGGTATGTGGGATGAACTTAGAACACATACCAGCTGCAAAGGTTGAAAAAACAGTGTATTACTGTCCGATGTTATGTGAAGGCGACAAGACCTATGACGAACCAGGGGATTGTCCTACTTGTGGTATGAACTTAGTTGAAAAGACGATTTCAGTTGAACCAGAAGATACCACGTATAAGGATATGTTGAAAAAACTGCGCATCTCCTTAGCTTTTACTATTCCTGTGTTTTTACTGGCAATGGGTGGTATGATTCCGGGTGACCCAATTGGCCAGGTAATCCCCCATCACATCAATAACTACTTACAACTGCTATTTACCATTCCGGTTGTCTATGTGTGTTGGATGTTTTTCCAACGAGCGTGGACATCGTTTAAAACGTGGAATCTAAATATGTTTAGTTTAATTGGATTAGGAGCTGCGGCGGGATTGGTATTCAGCGTAGTAGCGTTGTTCTTTCCAAACTTATTTCCTGAGGATTTCAAAGGAGAACACGGTATTCACTTGTATTTTGAGTCGGTAGCGGTTATTCTGACCTTGGTTTTAGTTGGACAAGTAATGGAGGCGAAAGCGCATAGTCGTACCAATACGGCAATTAAAGAGTTGTTGAAACTATCGCCTACTGATGCTACGTTGGTAACAGATAAGGGGGATGAAAAAATAGCGATTGACAAAATAGTCAAAGGCAACAAACTACGCGTTAAACCAGGAGAGAAAATTCCCGTTGACGGTGTAATTGTAGAAGGAGAAAGTAGCATTGATGAGTCAATGATTTCAGGAGAACCAATTCCTGTTCACAAGATAAAAGGTGCCCCTGTAGTAGCGGGAACAATCAACGGCAACAGCTCTTTTGTGATGTCGGCTGAGAAAGTAGGTAGCGAAACCTTGTTGGCACAAATCATTGAAATGGTAAACAACGCGAGTCGCTCACGTGCGCCAATTCAGAAGTTAGCAGATAAAGTGGCGAAATACTTTGTACCAACGGTGGTTTTGATTGCTGTGGTCACTTTCTTCTTGTGGAAAATATACGGTCCGGAACCTAAATTGGCTTTTGCTTTTGTGAATGCCTTAGCCGTGTTAATCATCGCTTGTCCGTGTGCTTTAGGATTGGCAACGCCTATGTCTATTATGGTTGGAATTGGAAAAGGGGCACAAAACGGTATCTTGATTAAGAACGCAGAGGCACTGGAAACAGCGAATACTATTGATGTGGTAATTACGGATAAAACGGGTACGCTGACAGAAGGGAAACCATCGGTTGAGAAAATCGTTAGTCTGACTGAGGCTTACACAGCTGAAGAGTTGCTATACTTGACCGCTTCGTTAAACCAGAATAGTGAGCACGCTTTGGCGACTTCGTTTGTTAATAAAGCAAAAGATGAAGGCGTACAGCTTATTCCTGTAAAAATGTTTACCAACAACACAGGTAAGGGTATTCAGGGAATTGTAGATAAAAAGCGTATTTCTCTTGGTAACAAAGCGTTAATGGTGAGCGTTCGCGCTGAGTTGTCTGATGTGTTAATACAACAAGTAGCAGTTGAGCAAAACCTTGGAAAGACAGTTTCGTATATCGCTGAAAACAACACCATTATAGGATATGCAGTGTTATATGACAAGATAAAAGAGAGCAGTAAACAAGCAGTGAAAGACTTGCAACAAAAGGGTATTGAGGTAATTATGATTACGGGAGATAACCCTAATACCGCTAAGGCTGTAGCTGATGAATTAGGCATTGTTCACTTCCTTGCTGAGGCGATGCCACAAGACAAGTTGAACGAGATTAAGAAGCTACAAGAACAAGGGCGTATCGTAGCAATGGCAGGTGATGGTATTAATGACGCTCCAGCATTGGCACAGGCAAATGTGGGGATTTCAATGGGTACGGGAACTGATGTGGCTATTGAAAGTGCGGAAGTTACGTTGCTAAAAGGCGACTTAGCTGGTATTCCAAAGGCGATTAACTTGAGCCACGGGGTAATGCGTAACATCAAACAGAACTTATTCTTTGCTTTTGTGTACAATAGCGTGGGAATACCAATTGCAGCAGGGATTTTATATCCTGTATTTGGTTTACTCCTATCGCCAATGATTGCGGCAGTAGCTATGAGTTTTAGTTCAGTTTCTGTTATTTCAAACTCGTTAAGACTGAAAAACCTGAAACTTTAG
- a CDS encoding sulfurtransferase yields the protein MSLQPIIQVSELVVLQQTGGDNLVIVDASNHKDAKANYDAQHLEGAIFVDSNKQLANIGADAAQGGRHPLPTLAQFAQALQDLGITPDSHVVIYDDKNGANSAARFWWMLQAVGHPKVQVLNGGIQEAVKQGFPTNDKPVEIKAVGAYPINAWLLPTATIDEVEANSEKPTYLVIDVREPSRYKGHTEPIDQVAGHIPGSVNIPFMSNLDGNGLFLSPNELKDKYTKAFTGKEEVIVHCGSGITACHSLLAIASAGMEIPKLYVGSWSEWSRNDKPIVTEE from the coding sequence ATGAGCTTACAACCCATTATACAAGTGTCAGAGTTAGTAGTATTACAACAAACAGGAGGGGATAACCTTGTTATTGTTGATGCTTCAAACCACAAAGACGCAAAGGCAAATTATGACGCACAGCATTTAGAGGGTGCTATTTTTGTCGATTCTAACAAGCAGTTGGCTAATATAGGAGCAGACGCAGCACAAGGCGGAAGACACCCTTTACCTACGTTAGCTCAGTTTGCTCAAGCTTTACAAGACTTAGGAATAACACCTGATAGTCACGTTGTCATTTACGACGACAAGAACGGCGCTAATTCGGCAGCTCGTTTTTGGTGGATGTTACAAGCAGTAGGACATCCAAAGGTACAGGTCTTAAACGGAGGAATACAAGAGGCAGTGAAACAAGGTTTTCCTACGAATGATAAACCCGTAGAGATAAAGGCAGTAGGGGCTTACCCTATTAATGCGTGGTTATTGCCAACAGCGACAATAGATGAAGTAGAGGCAAACTCAGAAAAGCCTACTTATTTGGTTATTGACGTTCGTGAGCCAAGTCGTTATAAAGGACACACAGAACCTATTGACCAAGTGGCAGGACATATTCCAGGATCAGTGAATATTCCGTTTATGTCTAATTTAGATGGTAACGGATTGTTCTTATCACCTAATGAGTTGAAAGACAAATACACCAAAGCGTTTACAGGAAAAGAAGAAGTAATCGTTCACTGTGGTTCAGGCATCACTGCTTGCCATAGTTTATTAGCCATCGCCTCAGCAGGAATGGAGATTCCGAAGTTATACGTTGGTTCGTGGAGTGAGTGGTCGCGAAATGATAAACCGATTGTTACAGAGGAGTAA
- a CDS encoding RluA family pseudouridine synthase — protein sequence MKIVSTPDNLQVLHEDNHIIVVNKRVGDIVQGDQTGDMPLSDIVKLYLKKKYNKPGEVFLGVVHRLDRPTSGLVVFAKTSKALTRLNESFKNRETQKTYWAVIKNAPPKVEDTLEHFLVRNPKNNTSKAHKKEVPNSKKAKLSYRMFHQLKTYSALEIDLHTGRHHQIRCQLAAVGCPIKGDLKYGADRSNPDGGIHLHARKLTFVHPVTKESLTITAPTPEDVIWNEVSN from the coding sequence ATGAAAATTGTTTCTACACCTGATAACTTACAAGTGCTTCACGAGGATAACCATATTATTGTGGTTAATAAACGCGTGGGTGATATTGTTCAAGGTGACCAAACGGGCGATATGCCGCTAAGTGATATCGTCAAGCTTTATTTAAAGAAAAAATACAACAAACCAGGTGAGGTGTTTTTAGGGGTGGTTCACCGCTTAGACAGACCTACGTCGGGATTGGTGGTTTTTGCTAAGACTTCAAAAGCGCTTACTCGCTTGAATGAGTCGTTTAAAAATAGAGAAACACAAAAAACGTATTGGGCGGTAATTAAGAATGCCCCTCCTAAAGTGGAAGATACTTTAGAGCATTTCTTGGTTAGAAACCCTAAAAACAATACGTCTAAGGCGCATAAAAAGGAAGTTCCAAATAGTAAGAAAGCAAAGTTGTCTTACCGTATGTTCCATCAGTTGAAAACATACTCTGCTTTGGAGATTGATTTACACACGGGACGACACCACCAGATTCGCTGTCAACTTGCCGCTGTGGGGTGCCCGATTAAAGGGGACTTAAAGTATGGCGCTGACCGCAGTAATCCTGATGGAGGTATTCACTTACACGCACGCAAGCTTACTTTTGTGCATCCTGTTACAAAAGAATCCTTGACGATAACTGCCCCTACTCCAGAAGATGTTATCTGGAATGAGGTATCAAACTAA
- the panB gene encoding 3-methyl-2-oxobutanoate hydroxymethyltransferase: MSVAKKDYKKVTTKSLIDMKANGEKISMLTCYDYSMAKVLEAGGVDVMLVGDSASNVMAGHETTLPITLDQMIYHAQSVVRGAERALIVVDLPFGSYQSDPKEALRSAIRIMKESGAHAVKMEGGIEIKDGIKRILDAGIPVMGHLGLTPQSIYKFGTYTVRAKEEEEAAQLIQDAKMLEEIGCFAVVLEKIPAALAKKVAESISIPVIGIGAGNGVDGQVLVIHDMIGLTHEFNPKFLRRYLNIFDQMKGAVEQYVQDVKAVDFPNENEQY, translated from the coding sequence ATGTCAGTAGCAAAAAAAGATTATAAGAAAGTGACTACTAAGTCGCTTATCGATATGAAAGCTAATGGTGAAAAAATTTCAATGCTTACGTGTTATGATTACTCAATGGCTAAAGTATTGGAAGCTGGAGGAGTAGATGTAATGCTTGTAGGTGACTCTGCAAGTAATGTAATGGCAGGACATGAGACAACATTGCCTATTACATTAGACCAAATGATTTATCACGCACAATCTGTTGTACGTGGTGCGGAGAGAGCTTTAATAGTTGTTGACTTGCCATTTGGTTCTTATCAATCGGATCCTAAAGAAGCTTTGCGTTCTGCAATTCGTATCATGAAAGAAAGTGGTGCACACGCAGTTAAAATGGAAGGTGGAATTGAAATTAAAGATGGTATTAAACGTATCTTAGATGCTGGTATTCCTGTAATGGGACACTTAGGTTTAACACCTCAATCTATTTACAAATTCGGAACTTACACGGTAAGAGCTAAGGAAGAAGAAGAAGCAGCTCAATTAATTCAAGACGCTAAAATGTTGGAAGAAATTGGATGTTTTGCTGTTGTTTTAGAGAAAATTCCTGCTGCTTTAGCGAAAAAAGTAGCTGAAAGCATTTCTATTCCTGTAATCGGAATTGGTGCTGGTAATGGTGTTGACGGACAAGTATTGGTTATCCACGATATGATTGGTTTAACACACGAGTTCAACCCTAAATTCTTACGTCGTTATTTAAACATTTTCGACCAAATGAAAGGGGCTGTTGAGCAATACGTACAAGACGTTAAAGCTGTTGATTTCCCCAACGAAAATGAACAATATTAA
- a CDS encoding SH3 domain-containing protein — translation MKRLITTILCCITIQTWAQDILYVNAPTVAYKDSQATQKMGIYTQGTQLTSFEKVSNKLYKVLVDYQSPMYINDIKNLSTKYKEVETIASPAPIIDKDEFYAAPHLFTTVAGLKVREYPSSTSSVLGTVLNGTIVPLPFFPDDKEAWVSIDYMDRKGYIQAKFLGQRPDLDELIQAYKYATDTQDQKKYAERVLELGWNSAHYYTIQALDVFVEYAKNNNLMELAEINQLKKQVLEATPLDGDSSKVEKLQKKQQFGFTINGIVEPLAGFDGELVKQYIGYPLETYSDLEDCALGDYEGNALYNSAEFITNDLSNTVKARKMDMLNFNGFKIGKHLLNGETTEKDFLKIAKGLIGNISPLDKSYTIYLDGQACLFIFQNGLLSRVELIYYC, via the coding sequence ATGAAGAGACTAATAACGACAATACTTTGTTGTATTACAATACAAACGTGGGCGCAAGACATACTGTATGTCAACGCGCCTACGGTTGCTTATAAGGATAGCCAAGCAACGCAAAAAATGGGTATCTACACACAAGGAACACAGCTGACTTCGTTTGAAAAAGTGTCTAATAAATTGTATAAAGTGCTGGTTGATTACCAATCGCCTATGTACATAAATGACATTAAAAACCTCAGCACGAAGTATAAAGAGGTGGAAACAATTGCTTCTCCTGCTCCTATTATTGATAAGGACGAGTTTTATGCGGCTCCTCACTTGTTTACAACTGTGGCGGGACTAAAAGTTCGCGAGTATCCTTCAAGTACGTCTTCTGTGTTGGGAACAGTGCTAAATGGTACTATTGTGCCACTACCCTTTTTCCCTGACGATAAAGAAGCGTGGGTTTCTATTGATTATATGGATAGAAAGGGGTATATTCAAGCAAAATTTTTAGGACAACGCCCTGATTTAGACGAGTTAATCCAAGCGTATAAGTATGCTACGGACACTCAGGACCAAAAGAAATACGCTGAGCGCGTGTTGGAATTGGGTTGGAATAGTGCGCATTATTACACGATTCAGGCGTTAGACGTTTTTGTTGAGTATGCTAAAAACAACAATTTGATGGAGTTAGCAGAGATTAATCAACTTAAAAAACAAGTTTTAGAGGCAACTCCGCTTGACGGGGATTCAAGTAAAGTAGAAAAGCTACAGAAAAAACAACAATTTGGTTTTACAATCAACGGCATCGTTGAACCATTGGCTGGTTTTGATGGAGAGCTGGTTAAACAATATATTGGGTATCCTTTAGAGACGTACTCGGATTTGGAAGATTGTGCTTTAGGTGATTATGAAGGTAATGCTTTATATAACTCGGCTGAGTTTATCACGAACGATTTGTCAAATACCGTGAAAGCTCGAAAAATGGATATGCTTAATTTCAACGGTTTTAAAATTGGCAAACATTTGCTAAATGGCGAAACAACGGAGAAAGATTTTTTAAAAATAGCTAAGGGGTTGATAGGTAATATCTCGCCTTTAGACAAATCATACACCATTTATTTAGATGGACAGGCTTGCCTTTTCATCTTCCAAAATGGATTATTATCAAGAGTGGAATTGATTTATTACTGTTAA
- a CDS encoding L-serine ammonia-lyase yields MECISVFDMLKIGVGPSSSHTLGPWRAAEQFLNELHDRQIFNQVSNVKIDLYGSLSLTGVGHATDLAVMLGLSGADPEYVPVEDISSIIAKINDTKTLVLGGKTPITFDPKTQIVFNRNFLPFHANGMTFTAQYGEHEIYESTFYSIGGGFVVKEETAQNKENDEIKASFPFPIDKATELLAYCKEQGMSVSEIVYENEKSLRTDEEIHHELMRVWNTMLECMYIGCHTEGILPGGLNVRRRAYDTHSKLKGELPYTNPQEWLQTIRKTKVYFRQILKWVSCFALAVNEVNAALGRVVTAPTNGSAGVIPAVLMYYLVIENHKASEKEIKQFLLVAGEIGSIFKKGATISAAMGGCQAEIGVSSAMAAGALCEMMGGTPEQVMMAAEIAMEHHLGLTCDPIGGLVQVPCIERNTMGAIKAINAAELALDTDPKNAKVPLDKVVNTMWETAKDMNNKYKETSEGGLAVAVSLSDC; encoded by the coding sequence ATGGAATGTATTTCTGTATTTGATATGCTCAAAATTGGCGTAGGACCTTCAAGTTCTCATACTTTAGGTCCGTGGAGAGCAGCAGAACAATTTTTAAATGAACTGCACGATCGCCAAATATTTAATCAAGTTTCTAATGTAAAAATAGACTTATATGGCTCGCTTTCTCTAACGGGAGTGGGACACGCAACGGACTTAGCTGTGATGCTGGGTTTAAGTGGGGCTGACCCTGAGTATGTGCCTGTAGAGGATATAAGCTCAATTATAGCTAAGATAAATGATACGAAAACCTTGGTTTTAGGGGGTAAAACACCAATTACCTTTGATCCTAAAACTCAGATTGTTTTCAATAGAAACTTCTTGCCTTTTCACGCAAATGGAATGACGTTTACTGCTCAATATGGTGAACACGAAATCTATGAATCTACTTTCTACTCTATTGGGGGTGGATTTGTTGTGAAAGAGGAAACAGCACAGAATAAAGAAAATGACGAGATTAAAGCGTCTTTCCCTTTCCCTATTGATAAGGCAACTGAACTGTTAGCTTATTGTAAAGAGCAAGGAATGTCGGTTTCTGAAATCGTGTACGAAAATGAGAAATCTCTTCGTACGGATGAGGAAATTCACCACGAACTTATGCGTGTGTGGAATACAATGCTGGAATGTATGTACATTGGTTGTCACACTGAAGGTATATTGCCTGGTGGACTAAATGTGCGTAGAAGAGCATATGATACTCACTCTAAATTAAAAGGCGAATTACCTTATACTAATCCACAAGAATGGCTACAAACAATCCGCAAGACGAAGGTGTACTTCCGCCAAATCTTGAAATGGGTAAGCTGTTTTGCTTTAGCTGTAAACGAGGTTAACGCTGCTTTAGGTCGCGTTGTTACTGCTCCTACAAATGGTAGTGCAGGAGTAATTCCGGCTGTTTTGATGTACTATTTGGTAATTGAAAACCACAAGGCAAGTGAGAAAGAAATTAAGCAGTTCCTTTTAGTGGCGGGTGAAATTGGTAGTATCTTCAAAAAAGGAGCAACTATCTCTGCTGCGATGGGTGGTTGTCAGGCTGAAATTGGCGTGTCAAGTGCTATGGCGGCTGGTGCATTGTGTGAAATGATGGGTGGTACGCCTGAACAAGTGATGATGGCAGCTGAAATTGCTATGGAACACCACTTGGGATTAACGTGTGATCCGATCGGTGGTTTAGTGCAGGTACCTTGTATTGAAAGAAATACAATGGGGGCTATTAAGGCTATTAATGCGGCTGAATTAGCGTTAGACACTGATCCTAAGAATGCGAAAGTGCCTTTGGATAAAGTGGTTAATACGATGTGGGAAACGGCTAAAGATATGAACAACAAGTATAAAGAAACTTCTGAAGGTGGACTGGCAGTTGCTGTTAGTTTGTCTGATTGTTAA
- a CDS encoding endonuclease NucS domain-containing protein: protein MQLYTQQKSKLSSLKEKPFKLEKEIQQLFEANLENITGWKFIKSEFSIKANRIDTLAYDQENNSFVIIEYKRERSYSVVDQGVSYLNLMLENRADFIVEYNESQSGNLKRNDVDWSQSKVVFVSPSFTSFQKQASNFKDLPIELWEIKQYTNDIIVVNPIKKSKSAPAIKEVQSDQDSQIAKVAKEIIVYSEENHLEGKSDDIIELYEAFKASILNLSGDIEIVPKKMYIAFKLKNNIVDIRVQQKNLILWINMKKGTLEDTKKLTIDASTKGHYGNGDYELAVSSTDNLEYIMSLVKQAL from the coding sequence ATGCAATTATATACTCAACAAAAAAGTAAGTTGTCAAGCTTAAAAGAAAAGCCATTTAAGCTAGAGAAAGAAATACAGCAATTATTTGAAGCCAACTTAGAGAATATAACAGGGTGGAAGTTTATTAAATCTGAGTTTTCTATCAAAGCAAATCGCATAGATACTTTAGCTTATGATCAAGAGAACAATTCGTTTGTTATTATAGAGTATAAAAGAGAGCGCAGTTATTCTGTAGTCGATCAGGGAGTATCTTATCTGAATCTGATGTTAGAGAATCGCGCAGATTTTATAGTAGAATACAACGAAAGTCAAAGCGGTAATCTAAAGCGCAATGATGTAGATTGGTCTCAATCTAAAGTTGTTTTTGTATCACCATCATTTACTTCATTTCAAAAGCAAGCTTCTAATTTTAAGGACTTGCCTATTGAATTATGGGAGATAAAGCAATATACGAATGATATCATTGTAGTTAATCCTATTAAGAAGTCAAAGTCAGCACCAGCTATTAAAGAGGTACAGAGCGATCAAGATTCGCAAATAGCTAAAGTAGCAAAAGAAATAATTGTTTATTCTGAAGAAAATCATTTAGAAGGGAAGAGTGATGATATTATAGAATTATATGAAGCTTTTAAAGCATCTATTCTTAATTTATCGGGAGATATAGAAATTGTTCCCAAGAAGATGTATATCGCATTTAAGTTGAAAAATAATATTGTTGATATACGTGTTCAACAGAAGAATTTGATCTTGTGGATTAATATGAAGAAAGGAACATTAGAAGACACTAAAAAGCTAACAATTGATGCTTCTACAAAAGGGCATTATGGAAATGGAGATTATGAATTAGCTGTTTCAAGTACAGATAATTTAGAATATATCATGAGCTTGGTTAAGCAAGCTTTGTAG
- a CDS encoding AAA family ATPase, protein MVNQETIDIKNFAGIDNLYLEVKPVNILIGPQGVGKSVVVKLLYFFKGIVNDAVERIETTDQVSFIKESVQNKFKKIFDKSSFNTKQPFKITYTSIEGEIFVIEGNGLGNFDIHLPNAINNLLEGLYNIKNDSKLQIYKDQDIQEYLSRKNNFRNIVRNQIRDRNVPQLFIPAGRSFFSTLHSNIYSILNSDTNSIDYFLREFGQLYQIISDFQTTINEDSSCDRLIEDVIGGKFIRDDNRKDYILHKDNRKVELKNVSSGQQEALPLLMILRAIYDKKLNTSGCILYIEEPEAHLFPTAQKAIVELLAKVYNSNSTNIQIFITTHSPYILSSFNNLIYAGNIANKNTEKRKEVGKVITEEQFLSCDAVGAYALTKTALIDLMDEENNIINATVLDEVSNDIGREFDQLLDIEFD, encoded by the coding sequence ATGGTAAATCAAGAAACAATCGATATTAAGAATTTTGCAGGAATTGACAATCTATATTTAGAAGTTAAACCAGTCAATATTCTAATAGGCCCTCAAGGGGTTGGAAAAAGTGTTGTTGTAAAATTGCTTTATTTCTTTAAAGGGATTGTAAATGATGCAGTTGAACGAATTGAAACTACAGATCAAGTAAGTTTTATTAAAGAGTCAGTACAAAACAAATTTAAAAAGATATTTGATAAAAGTAGTTTTAATACAAAACAACCTTTTAAAATTACTTATACTAGTATAGAAGGGGAAATCTTTGTTATAGAAGGTAATGGTCTTGGCAATTTTGATATTCATTTACCCAACGCTATAAATAATCTATTGGAAGGATTATACAATATTAAAAATGACTCTAAGCTTCAGATTTATAAAGATCAAGATATTCAAGAATATTTATCTCGAAAAAACAATTTTCGAAACATAGTACGTAATCAAATTAGAGATAGGAATGTACCACAGCTTTTTATTCCTGCAGGGCGTAGTTTTTTCTCAACACTACATTCTAACATTTATTCAATTCTTAATAGTGATACTAATTCAATTGACTATTTTTTAAGAGAATTTGGACAGCTATATCAGATAATTAGTGATTTTCAAACTACAATCAATGAGGATAGTTCTTGTGATCGTTTAATTGAAGATGTAATTGGAGGTAAGTTTATACGCGATGATAATCGTAAAGATTATATCTTGCATAAAGATAATCGTAAAGTAGAACTTAAAAATGTGTCTTCAGGACAACAAGAAGCTTTGCCTTTATTGATGATATTGAGAGCTATTTATGATAAAAAGTTGAATACTTCAGGATGTATTTTGTACATAGAAGAGCCTGAAGCTCATTTGTTTCCTACAGCTCAAAAAGCAATTGTTGAGTTGTTAGCAAAGGTGTATAATAGCAACTCTACTAATATTCAAATATTCATTACCACACATAGTCCGTATATCTTGTCGTCATTTAATAATCTTATTTATGCTGGGAATATAGCAAATAAGAATACAGAAAAACGCAAAGAGGTAGGGAAAGTAATTACAGAAGAACAGTTTTTAAGCTGTGATGCTGTTGGAGCTTATGCACTTACAAAAACAGCACTTATTGATTTGATGGATGAAGAAAACAATATAATCAATGCTACTGTATTAGATGAGGTGTCTAATGATATAGGGAGAGAATTTGATCAATTGTTGGATATAGAATTTGATTAA
- a CDS encoding DUF6731 family protein, with protein sequence MTNKPSSKKVDVVSSVVKNLKGESLRFYDILSKKNLLNIKKEIRGKRISYEVIEDNSNVFIGFIQSEITKNIPPKLNGTTNKIEPLDLQEEDSLVYGNIFLYDKENDLLFYEINSNSIYLDGFIDFLHSFNIKDGTEKYDIKFSTIYKKDQYKKALNMDIYKKFKMLVRQPAKYLAEAKILQASINDKIAINFEEEIKKAVEFNSDSSEIIFQVDKPKSKGGLAKDLMLEVINYFNNSISKSKLNDYVSVVEVDGYTEESDRSLTKLNLLGDIYFLRMKLEVFRVGVDLQKNERKEKIIELFNENIKDLKSYI encoded by the coding sequence ATGACTAATAAGCCTTCAAGTAAAAAAGTAGATGTAGTGAGTTCTGTAGTGAAAAATTTAAAAGGAGAAAGCCTGAGATTTTACGATATACTCTCTAAAAAAAATCTTTTAAATATAAAAAAAGAAATAAGAGGTAAGCGTATTTCTTATGAAGTAATAGAGGATAATAGCAATGTTTTCATAGGATTTATTCAATCTGAAATTACTAAGAATATTCCACCTAAATTAAATGGTACTACAAATAAGATTGAGCCTTTAGATTTACAAGAAGAGGATTCTCTTGTTTATGGGAATATATTTTTATACGATAAAGAGAATGATTTATTATTTTATGAAATTAATTCTAATAGTATTTACTTAGATGGTTTTATAGATTTTCTTCATAGTTTTAATATTAAAGATGGTACTGAAAAATATGATATTAAATTTAGTACGATCTATAAAAAAGATCAATATAAGAAAGCTTTAAATATGGATATATATAAAAAGTTTAAAATGTTGGTAAGACAACCTGCAAAGTATCTAGCGGAAGCAAAAATTTTACAGGCAAGTATTAATGATAAGATAGCTATTAATTTTGAGGAAGAAATTAAGAAAGCTGTTGAATTTAATAGTGATTCTTCTGAAATTATATTTCAAGTAGACAAACCTAAGAGTAAGGGGGGATTAGCAAAAGATTTAATGTTAGAAGTTATTAATTATTTTAATAATTCGATATCGAAGTCCAAATTAAATGATTATGTTTCTGTTGTAGAGGTTGATGGGTATACAGAAGAATCTGATCGATCATTAACAAAACTAAATTTGTTAGGTGATATTTATTTTTTAAGAATGAAATTAGAAGTTTTTAGAGTTGGAGTTGATTTGCAAAAAAATGAAAGGAAAGAAAAAATTATTGAATTATTTAATGAGAACATAAAGGATCTTAAAAGTTATATATGA